The following are encoded together in the Vibrio zhugei genome:
- the fabB gene encoding beta-ketoacyl-ACP synthase I produces the protein MKRVVITGMGIISSIGNNVEEVLASLKAGKSGITASEEFKEHGLRSQVWGDLKINPAEHIDRKRMRFMGDAASYAYLALEQAIENSGLSPEQVSNDRTGIIAGSGGASGFNQAVAVDTAREKGVKRVGPYMVTRTMASTVSACLATPFKIRGINYSISSACATSAHCIGNAMELIQLGKQDVVFAGGGEELNWTSSIMFDGMGALSTKYNDTPEKASRTYDANRDGFVISGGGGMVVLEELEHALARGATIYGEVVGYGATSDGYDMVAPSGEGAVRCMKMAMQGIDSVDYVNTHGTSTPVGDVKELGAIQEIFGQNSPAISATKAMTGHALGAAGVHEAIYSMLMLNHNFVTPSINIEELDEAAHGLDIVTETREQELNTVMSNSFGFGGTNATLVMKKYQG, from the coding sequence ATGAAACGAGTCGTAATCACCGGTATGGGGATTATTTCAAGTATCGGTAACAACGTCGAAGAAGTGTTAGCGTCTCTAAAAGCAGGCAAATCAGGTATCACCGCTTCTGAGGAATTTAAAGAACATGGTTTACGTTCTCAAGTTTGGGGTGACCTGAAGATCAACCCAGCTGAGCATATTGACCGCAAGCGGATGCGTTTCATGGGGGATGCGGCTTCATATGCATACCTAGCATTAGAGCAAGCGATTGAGAACTCGGGTCTTTCTCCTGAACAAGTGTCGAACGATCGCACTGGTATCATTGCCGGCTCTGGTGGTGCATCAGGCTTTAACCAAGCGGTTGCAGTGGATACGGCGCGTGAAAAAGGCGTAAAGCGTGTTGGACCATACATGGTAACGCGTACAATGGCGTCAACGGTATCAGCGTGTCTTGCGACACCGTTTAAAATTCGCGGCATTAACTACTCAATCAGTTCAGCGTGTGCGACGTCAGCACACTGTATCGGTAACGCCATGGAGCTTATCCAGTTAGGCAAGCAGGATGTTGTGTTTGCTGGTGGTGGTGAAGAGTTGAACTGGACGTCGTCTATTATGTTTGACGGTATGGGGGCTCTCTCAACGAAGTATAATGATACTCCAGAGAAAGCGTCACGTACTTACGATGCGAATCGTGATGGTTTTGTTATTTCTGGTGGCGGCGGTATGGTCGTACTTGAAGAACTTGAGCATGCGCTTGCGCGTGGTGCGACCATCTATGGCGAAGTCGTCGGTTACGGTGCGACATCGGATGGTTACGATATGGTTGCGCCATCAGGCGAAGGCGCCGTACGTTGTATGAAGATGGCGATGCAAGGCATTGACTCTGTCGACTACGTCAACACGCACGGCACATCAACTCCTGTTGGTGATGTGAAAGAGCTTGGCGCGATTCAAGAAATCTTTGGTCAAAACAGTCCTGCGATTTCTGCAACAAAAGCGATGACCGGTCATGCACTTGGTGCTGCGGGGGTTCACGAAGCGATTTATTCAATGCTGATGCTAAATCACAACTTTGTGACTCCAAGTATCAACATTGAAGAGCTAGATGAAGCGGCGCACGGTCTAGACATCGTGACAGAAACCCGTGAACAAGAGCTAAACACGGTTATGTCGAATAGCTTTGGCTTCGGTGGCACGAATGCCACTTTGGTGATGAAAAAATACCAAGGCTAA
- a CDS encoding 4-phosphoerythronate dehydrogenase, which translates to MKILIDENMPYAEQLFSQLGEVILKPGRSLTAEDLVDVDALMIRSVTKVNADLLAKANKLKFVGTATAGKDHVNQALLEEKGIHFTAAPGCNKVGVAEYVFSALQVLSQQQGFSVFDKTVGIIGAGQVGSYLHESLSGVGINTLINDPPKQALGDNREFTPLDTLLEKADVITLHTPLTVDGEYPTYHLINERILAQLRPDQILINAARGPVVDNAALKVRLQKGDGFTAVLDVFEYEPQVDMTLLPLLAFATPHIAGYGLEGKARGTTMIYNSYCEFLGVNQQAQANELLPVAPLPQVHLARSWDEATLFSLTQLIYDVRKDDALFRRVMPKEGAFDAMRKQYWDRREYSALTLVGDATCNLAPLAKLGFNIEVKQ; encoded by the coding sequence ATGAAAATTCTAATCGATGAAAATATGCCCTATGCTGAACAACTGTTTAGTCAGCTAGGCGAGGTGATTTTAAAACCAGGCCGCAGCCTAACCGCTGAAGATTTGGTGGATGTGGATGCGTTAATGATTCGCTCTGTGACTAAAGTGAATGCTGACCTACTGGCCAAAGCGAATAAATTGAAATTCGTGGGAACCGCGACGGCGGGGAAAGACCATGTGAATCAAGCGCTGCTTGAAGAAAAAGGCATTCATTTTACTGCGGCGCCTGGGTGTAATAAAGTCGGTGTAGCAGAATATGTATTTAGTGCATTGCAGGTCTTATCACAGCAGCAAGGCTTTTCTGTTTTTGATAAGACGGTCGGGATCATTGGGGCTGGGCAAGTGGGGAGTTACTTGCATGAATCGTTATCTGGCGTGGGTATCAACACGCTAATTAATGATCCACCCAAACAAGCGTTAGGTGATAACCGTGAGTTTACCCCTCTGGACACGTTACTAGAAAAAGCCGACGTGATCACGCTTCACACGCCACTGACGGTGGATGGCGAGTATCCCACGTATCATTTGATTAACGAGCGTATACTGGCTCAGTTAAGGCCGGATCAGATTTTAATTAATGCCGCTCGTGGTCCTGTTGTCGATAATGCTGCGTTAAAAGTACGCTTGCAAAAAGGCGACGGCTTTACTGCCGTACTGGATGTCTTTGAGTATGAACCACAAGTGGATATGACTCTCTTACCGCTACTTGCTTTTGCCACGCCACACATTGCTGGCTATGGCCTAGAGGGCAAAGCACGTGGCACTACAATGATTTATAATAGTTACTGCGAATTTCTTGGTGTGAACCAACAGGCTCAGGCGAATGAGTTGTTGCCGGTTGCCCCATTACCACAGGTGCACTTAGCACGCTCGTGGGATGAAGCAACTCTGTTTTCACTGACCCAACTGATTTACGATGTTCGTAAAGATGACGCTTTATTTAGACGAGTAATGCCTAAAGAGGGCGCATTTGATGCCATGCGTAAGCAGTATTGGGATAGACGCGAATATAGCGCGTTAACCCTCGTAGGCGATGCCACGTGCAATTTAGCACCGCTTGCGAAGTTAGGTTTCAATATTGAGGTTAAACAATGA